A region of Anopheles merus strain MAF chromosome 2R, AmerM5.1, whole genome shotgun sequence DNA encodes the following proteins:
- the LOC121588271 gene encoding protein TRC8 homolog isoform X1 yields the protein MSVVRTKVLGLVDVIMRVPSLFIIDEILKIGMGVPIGQPAGQPANSSAINLDSPPVAAMLPDDDRGMQDSIEVYKFVSLAVLKFLICLFGAISAACVFMLWTRHLVIVYMYMVSVGLIFLSYWSNVSALSVISDSPSLLEDVLSLNMDRLLDPGGVLISILPHLLAQWLMGVIFAYIHLGPRHKIVQKALPFSFLMPLLLAMLPLPSLVLKHSPAFAAILPLVLSKIALWSSSFDVVKTILSGYQHARNFASNFGIATLIENEWQRLNVPCVLRVFWTIRLTEHLVSLLMSSEAPLRFAATVQSVLVSGCETLTAVLGMTSIISLICHYIGKMFQLFLLSEDYDEDKSIGTVSAILFYILALQTGLTSLSPDKRIVRLCRNMCLLVTALLHFLHNIVAPILMSLSAARNPSRKRHARALIVCAFLLIAPGSLLAVLWASHSPSTWLLAVTAFSVEVIVKVLVSLATYTLFLLDARRQTFWEKLDDYVYYIRAFGNSVEFCFGIFLFFNGAWILIFESEMIPIGGAIRALMMGIHAYFNIWCEARAGWVVFMKRRTAVHKISSLPEATTAQLQQFDDVCAICYQDMTSAKITRCNHYFHGVCLRKWLYVQDRCPLCHEIIMNQDGNPGDESIEEQLNNGDNARIEPRTGRPDPSADATNNRLQNIPQQAVVVQGTDQAEQPPAQPLFDDRYFEEQINNISRAASASRSMVGVRAGQTDAQTDESKRAPFHPEEQYRDEYGVTMRFGARENAHLYANNPAGIAAPQPSSGEVTGTVDGNYPSGSNSSDGSPSSSSSSNTEDTGSMSSGSSASSSGSGTLSGLSNSSLMSAAAISFNLRRRNHVLLQQEQQQQQQQPQQPTSPRE from the exons ATGTCCGTGGTACGCACGAAGGTCCTCGGTCTGGTGGACGTAATAATGCGCGTTCCCAGCCTGTTCATCATCGACGAAATCCTCAAGATTGGCATGGGCGTGCCGATTGGGCAGCCAGCGGGCCAGCCCGCAAACAGTAGCGCCATCAATCTGGACTCCCCGCCCGTTGCTGCAATGCTTCCGGACGACGACCGAGGGATGCAGGACAGCATCGAGGTGTACAAGTTCGTCTCGCTCGCCGTGCTGAAGTTTCTAATCTGTCTGTTCG GTGCCATTAGTGcagcgtgtgtgtttatgctATGGACGCGCCATTTAGTGATCGTGTACATGTACATGGTCTCCGTTGGATTGATCTTTCTGTCATACTGGAGCAATGTCTCCGCCCTGTCGGTAATATCGGACAGTCCGAGCCTGCTGGAGGACGTACTATCACTCAACATGGACCGTCTGCTCGACCCGGGAGGTGTACTGATCTCAATACTGCCCCACCTGCTCGCCCAATGGCTGATGGGAGTCATTTTTGCCTACATTCATTTGGGACCACG GCACAAAATCGTCCAAAAAGCGCTTCCGTTCAGCTTCCTAATGCCACTTTTGCTTGCAATGCTGCCACTGCCGTCGCTAGTCCTTAAACATTCCCCCGCTTTTGCCGCGATCCTGCCGCTCGTGCTGTCCAAGATTGCCCTGTGGAGCTCCTCGTTCGACGTGGTCAAAACGATCCTGAGCGGCTACCAGCACGCACGGAACTTTGCCAGCAACTTTGGCATCGCAACGCTGATCGAGAACGAATGGCAGAGGTTGAACGTGCCGTGCGTGCTGCGCGTCTTCTGGACCATTCGGCTGACCGAACATCTCGTCAGCCTGCTGATGTCGTCCGAGGCACCGCTGCGGTTTGCGGCCACCGTGCAGAGTGTACTGGTCAGCGGGTGCGAAACGCTCACGGCCGTCCTCGGCATGACCAGCATCATTTCGCTGATCTGCCACTACATCGGCAAGATGTTCCAGCTGTTCCTGCTGTCCGAAGACTACGACGAGGACAAATCGATCGGTACGGTGTCGGCGATACTTTTCTACATTTTAGCGCTGCAAACCGGGCTCACCTCGCTGTCGCCGGACAAGCGCATTGTTCGGTTGTGCCGCAATATGTGCCTGCTCGTGACGGCTTTACTGCACTTTTTGCACAACATTGTTGCACCCATACTAATGTCACTGAGTGCGGCCCGCAATCCCTCGCG CAAGCGTCACGCACGGGCATTAATAGTGTGTGCTTTCCTTCTCATTGCGCCCGGATCCCTGCTGGCCGTACTATGGGCCAGTCACTCCCCATCCACATGGTTGCTAGCGGTGACAGCATTCTCTGTTGAAGTGATTGTTAAG GTTCTCGTGAGTTTGGCAACATACACGCTGTTCCTGCTCGATGCCCGGAGACAAACCTTCTGGGAGAAGCTGGACGATTACGTGTACTATATTCGCGCGTTTGGAAATTCGGTCGAATTTTGTTTCGGCATATTCCTCTTCTTTAATGGCGCCTGGATATTGATTTTTGAATCCG AAATGATTCCAATAGGCGGTGCCATCCGTGCGCTGATGATGGGCATCCATGCGTACTTCAACATCTGGTGCGAGGCGCGTGCCGGCTGGGTCGTGTTTATGAAGCGCCGAACGGCGGTGCACAAAATTTCCTCGCTGCCGGAAGCCACCACCGCCCAACTGCAGCAGTTTGACGATGTGTGCGCCATTTGCTATCAG GATATGACATCGGCAAAGATTACACGATGCAATCACTACTTCCACGGCGTGTGTCTGCGAAAGTGGCTGTACGTGCAGGATCGCTGCCCACTGTGTCACGAGATTATCATGAATCAGGACGGCAATCCGGGCGACGAAAGCATAGAGGAGCAGCTAAACAATGGGGATAATGCGAGAATCGAACCACGAACCGGCCGACCCGACCCTAGTGCCGACGCAACGAACAATCGGCTGCAGAATATTCCACAGCAGGCCGTCGTCGTGCAAGGGACTGACCAGGCCGAGCAGCCACCGGCACAGCCCTTGTTCGATGATCGGTACTTTGAGGAGCAGATCAACAATATTAGCCGTGCCGCCAGTGCCAGCAGGTCAATGGTAGGAGTTCGTGCCGGCCAGACAGACGCGCAGACGGATGAATCAAAGCGGGCACCCTTCCACCCGGAAGAGCAATACCGGGACGAGTATGGTGTGACTATGAGATTTGGTGCGCGTGAAAATGCGCATCTTTACGCTAACAATCCGGCAGGAATTGCAGCGCCACAGCCGAGCAGTGGTGAAGTCACCGGCACTGTCGATGGCAATTATCCCAGTGGCAGCAATTCCTCCGATGgcagccccagcagcagcagcagtagcaataCGGAAGATACTGGGAGCATGAGCAGCGGTAGCAGCgcaagcagcagcggcagtggCACACTGTCCGGATTATCCAACAGTTCGCTCATGTCAGCGGCTGCCATTTCGTTCAACCTTCGAAGGCGGAACCATGTGCTATTgcagcaagagcagcagcagcagcagcagcaaccacaacaGCCAACTTCGCCAAGAGAATAA
- the LOC121590453 gene encoding uncharacterized protein LOC121590453 yields MCRPFWIFLCCVVTSNVVLGRTRTIRNLYGQRCSNRLETALDTTLRRSQQRSGSSSIIDFSDNGQPHRPTLFDAVGQRSPFSSNSYNNEEIQQIVSEYKQKLNSPSNSVSSPLSSYFQPPSSSSSSSPGAAQVEVANLRVRIPQNHQWVVVDRCQFIEHNRTLDTKLEFPDLQISGRVIMHPSGGRCDMILRLRRAGIEFRTIPLIPSGLGERSRQANVRTDSHFSEPGFISVFAHSCEGPSGIKYRINSKRRHFFNRQPAAATGPSYYGRDRRRSLDYLDDDLFGSDGLHDVLKLNDGDALFLSPSTFVNLDGEDREGFGQTADGSSANLDPNSRTFFAERNPFSYSAYGGGPASGSYGNGPAAHANPDKGWHNVETNEALDDAYSNEIDNLFSKGVRGLLTTYMQKALQPAIKETLMESMGYTLSYG; encoded by the exons ATGTGTCGTCCATTCTGGATCTTTCTGTGCTGTGTCGTGACGTCTAATGTTGTTTTAG GACGTACCAGAACAATTCGCAATCTATACGGACAGCGATGCTCGAATCGCTTGGAAACGGCTCTCGATACAACGCTCAGGCGAAGCCAGCAACGCTCGGGTTCTAGT TCTATTATCGATTTTTCCGATAACGGACAGCCACACCGGCCCACACTATTTGATGCCGTCGGTCAACGGTCGCCGTTCAGCAGTAACAGTTACAACAACGAAGAGATACAGCAGATAGTGTCCGAGTACAAGCAAAAGCTAAACAGCCCTTCGAACAGTGTCTCGTCGCCGTTGTCGTCCTACTTCCAGCcgcccagcagcagtagcagcagcagcccgggcGCCGCACAAGTCGAGGTGGCAAACCTGCGCGTCCGGATCCCGCAAAACCACCAGTGGGTCGTGGTGGATCGGTGCCAGTTCATCGAGCATAATCGCACGCTCGACACGAAGCTCGAGTTTCCCGATCTGCAGATCAGTGGGCGCGTGATCATGCACCCGTCCGGTGGTCGCTGCGATATGATCCTACGGCTACGGCGCGCGGGCATCGAGTTTCGCACCATACCGCTCATACCGTCGGGGCTGGGCGAACGCAGCCGGCAGGCGAACGTGCGCACCGATTCACACTTTTCCGAGCCCGGTTTCATCTCCGTCTTTGCGCACAGCTGCGAGGGTCCGAGCGGCATCAAGTATCGCATCAACTCGAAACGGCGCCACTTTTTCAACCGCCAGCCAGCCGCAGCGACCGGACCCTCCTACTACGGGCGCGACCGGCGAAGATCGTTGGACTATCTGGATGATGATTTGTTCGGCAGCGATGGGCTGCACGATGTGCTCAAGCTGAACGACGGGGACGCACTGTTCCTGTCGCCCTCCACCTTCGTTAACCTGGACGGGGAAGATCGGGAGGGTTTTGGACAGACGGCAGACGGCTCGAGCGCCAATCTTGACCCGAACAGCAGAACGTTCTTTGCCGAGCGGAATCCGTTCTCCTATTCGGCGTACGGTGGTGGACCAGCGTCGGGCAGCTATGGTAATGGTCCCGCCGCCCATGCCAATCCGGACAAGGGCTGGCATAATGTGGAAACGAACGAAGCGTTGGACGATGCATACTCCAACGAAATCGATAACCTCTTCTCGAAAGGAGTGCGCGGTCTCCTTACCACCTACATGCAGAAAGCTCTCCAGCCCGCGATTAAGGAAACGCTCATGGAAAGCATGGGCTACACATTGTCCTACGGATAA
- the LOC121588271 gene encoding protein TRC8 homolog isoform X2 produces MSVVRTKVLGLVDVIMRVPSLFIIDEILKIGMGVPIGQPAGQPANSSAINLDSPPVAAMLPDDDRGMQDSIEVYKFVSLAVLKFLICLFGAISAACVFMLWTRHLVIVYMYMVSVGLIFLSYWSNVSALSVISDSPSLLEDVLSLNMDRLLDPGGVLISILPHLLAQWLMGVIFAYIHLGPRHKIVQKALPFSFLMPLLLAMLPLPSLVLKHSPAFAAILPLVLSKIALWSSSFDVVKTILSGYQHARNFASNFGIATLIENEWQRLNVPCVLRVFWTIRLTEHLVSLLMSSEAPLRFAATVQSVLVSGCETLTAVLGMTSIISLICHYIGKMFQLFLLSEDYDEDKSIGTVSAILFYILALQTGLTSLSPDKRIVRLCRNMCLLVTALLHFLHNIVAPILMSLSAARNPSRKRHARALIVCAFLLIAPGSLLAVLWASHSPSTWLLAVTAFSVEVIVKVLVSLATYTLFLLDARRQTFWEKLDDYVYYIRAFGNSVEFCFGIFLFFNGAWILIFESGGAIRALMMGIHAYFNIWCEARAGWVVFMKRRTAVHKISSLPEATTAQLQQFDDVCAICYQDMTSAKITRCNHYFHGVCLRKWLYVQDRCPLCHEIIMNQDGNPGDESIEEQLNNGDNARIEPRTGRPDPSADATNNRLQNIPQQAVVVQGTDQAEQPPAQPLFDDRYFEEQINNISRAASASRSMVGVRAGQTDAQTDESKRAPFHPEEQYRDEYGVTMRFGARENAHLYANNPAGIAAPQPSSGEVTGTVDGNYPSGSNSSDGSPSSSSSSNTEDTGSMSSGSSASSSGSGTLSGLSNSSLMSAAAISFNLRRRNHVLLQQEQQQQQQQPQQPTSPRE; encoded by the exons ATGTCCGTGGTACGCACGAAGGTCCTCGGTCTGGTGGACGTAATAATGCGCGTTCCCAGCCTGTTCATCATCGACGAAATCCTCAAGATTGGCATGGGCGTGCCGATTGGGCAGCCAGCGGGCCAGCCCGCAAACAGTAGCGCCATCAATCTGGACTCCCCGCCCGTTGCTGCAATGCTTCCGGACGACGACCGAGGGATGCAGGACAGCATCGAGGTGTACAAGTTCGTCTCGCTCGCCGTGCTGAAGTTTCTAATCTGTCTGTTCG GTGCCATTAGTGcagcgtgtgtgtttatgctATGGACGCGCCATTTAGTGATCGTGTACATGTACATGGTCTCCGTTGGATTGATCTTTCTGTCATACTGGAGCAATGTCTCCGCCCTGTCGGTAATATCGGACAGTCCGAGCCTGCTGGAGGACGTACTATCACTCAACATGGACCGTCTGCTCGACCCGGGAGGTGTACTGATCTCAATACTGCCCCACCTGCTCGCCCAATGGCTGATGGGAGTCATTTTTGCCTACATTCATTTGGGACCACG GCACAAAATCGTCCAAAAAGCGCTTCCGTTCAGCTTCCTAATGCCACTTTTGCTTGCAATGCTGCCACTGCCGTCGCTAGTCCTTAAACATTCCCCCGCTTTTGCCGCGATCCTGCCGCTCGTGCTGTCCAAGATTGCCCTGTGGAGCTCCTCGTTCGACGTGGTCAAAACGATCCTGAGCGGCTACCAGCACGCACGGAACTTTGCCAGCAACTTTGGCATCGCAACGCTGATCGAGAACGAATGGCAGAGGTTGAACGTGCCGTGCGTGCTGCGCGTCTTCTGGACCATTCGGCTGACCGAACATCTCGTCAGCCTGCTGATGTCGTCCGAGGCACCGCTGCGGTTTGCGGCCACCGTGCAGAGTGTACTGGTCAGCGGGTGCGAAACGCTCACGGCCGTCCTCGGCATGACCAGCATCATTTCGCTGATCTGCCACTACATCGGCAAGATGTTCCAGCTGTTCCTGCTGTCCGAAGACTACGACGAGGACAAATCGATCGGTACGGTGTCGGCGATACTTTTCTACATTTTAGCGCTGCAAACCGGGCTCACCTCGCTGTCGCCGGACAAGCGCATTGTTCGGTTGTGCCGCAATATGTGCCTGCTCGTGACGGCTTTACTGCACTTTTTGCACAACATTGTTGCACCCATACTAATGTCACTGAGTGCGGCCCGCAATCCCTCGCG CAAGCGTCACGCACGGGCATTAATAGTGTGTGCTTTCCTTCTCATTGCGCCCGGATCCCTGCTGGCCGTACTATGGGCCAGTCACTCCCCATCCACATGGTTGCTAGCGGTGACAGCATTCTCTGTTGAAGTGATTGTTAAG GTTCTCGTGAGTTTGGCAACATACACGCTGTTCCTGCTCGATGCCCGGAGACAAACCTTCTGGGAGAAGCTGGACGATTACGTGTACTATATTCGCGCGTTTGGAAATTCGGTCGAATTTTGTTTCGGCATATTCCTCTTCTTTAATGGCGCCTGGATATTGATTTTTGAATCCG GCGGTGCCATCCGTGCGCTGATGATGGGCATCCATGCGTACTTCAACATCTGGTGCGAGGCGCGTGCCGGCTGGGTCGTGTTTATGAAGCGCCGAACGGCGGTGCACAAAATTTCCTCGCTGCCGGAAGCCACCACCGCCCAACTGCAGCAGTTTGACGATGTGTGCGCCATTTGCTATCAG GATATGACATCGGCAAAGATTACACGATGCAATCACTACTTCCACGGCGTGTGTCTGCGAAAGTGGCTGTACGTGCAGGATCGCTGCCCACTGTGTCACGAGATTATCATGAATCAGGACGGCAATCCGGGCGACGAAAGCATAGAGGAGCAGCTAAACAATGGGGATAATGCGAGAATCGAACCACGAACCGGCCGACCCGACCCTAGTGCCGACGCAACGAACAATCGGCTGCAGAATATTCCACAGCAGGCCGTCGTCGTGCAAGGGACTGACCAGGCCGAGCAGCCACCGGCACAGCCCTTGTTCGATGATCGGTACTTTGAGGAGCAGATCAACAATATTAGCCGTGCCGCCAGTGCCAGCAGGTCAATGGTAGGAGTTCGTGCCGGCCAGACAGACGCGCAGACGGATGAATCAAAGCGGGCACCCTTCCACCCGGAAGAGCAATACCGGGACGAGTATGGTGTGACTATGAGATTTGGTGCGCGTGAAAATGCGCATCTTTACGCTAACAATCCGGCAGGAATTGCAGCGCCACAGCCGAGCAGTGGTGAAGTCACCGGCACTGTCGATGGCAATTATCCCAGTGGCAGCAATTCCTCCGATGgcagccccagcagcagcagcagtagcaataCGGAAGATACTGGGAGCATGAGCAGCGGTAGCAGCgcaagcagcagcggcagtggCACACTGTCCGGATTATCCAACAGTTCGCTCATGTCAGCGGCTGCCATTTCGTTCAACCTTCGAAGGCGGAACCATGTGCTATTgcagcaagagcagcagcagcagcagcagcaaccacaacaGCCAACTTCGCCAAGAGAATAA